In a genomic window of Dyadobacter fermentans DSM 18053:
- a CDS encoding Rpn family recombination-promoting nuclease/putative transposase produces MEMPGMGRFIDPLSDFGFKRIFGSEANKDILIDFLNVLFAGERLVADLTFASNENNGRIPILRRAIFDLCCTGADGEQFIIEVQRVRQEYFKDRCLYYSASLIRDQVEAGGTNWRYDLKPVYLIGLMDFCFEDSDDGHYLHEIRLIKRSNGQVFYDKFGLTFIEMPAFQKKESDLSTELDRWLYLLKNLSKLNIVPPVLTNPVYQKVFRVAEVCNLNKEEKMAWDAYLKAKWDNENSMDYAKKEAMRVGHEEGHKEGHKEGHKEGMKEGIKKGRETGIELGKRQVVKNMLAKGFDMQTISDITGLTFEQIRNA; encoded by the coding sequence AATTTTTGGCTCGGAGGCCAATAAGGACATACTTATTGATTTCCTCAACGTGCTTTTCGCCGGTGAAAGGCTGGTGGCCGATCTGACATTCGCTTCAAACGAGAACAATGGCCGGATACCGATCCTCCGCCGGGCTATTTTCGATTTGTGCTGCACGGGAGCCGATGGAGAACAGTTCATCATTGAAGTGCAGCGCGTGCGGCAGGAATATTTCAAAGACCGGTGCCTGTACTACTCCGCATCCCTGATCCGCGACCAGGTGGAAGCAGGTGGTACCAATTGGAGGTACGACCTGAAACCGGTGTACCTGATCGGCTTAATGGATTTTTGTTTTGAAGATTCGGATGACGGTCACTATTTGCATGAAATCCGGTTGATCAAGAGAAGCAACGGCCAGGTGTTTTACGACAAGTTTGGTCTCACATTCATTGAAATGCCTGCTTTCCAAAAAAAGGAATCGGACCTTTCGACCGAGCTGGACAGGTGGCTGTATTTGTTGAAAAATTTGAGTAAATTGAATATCGTTCCGCCGGTTTTGACAAATCCTGTTTATCAAAAAGTTTTCAGAGTAGCAGAAGTTTGTAACCTAAATAAAGAAGAAAAAATGGCTTGGGATGCATATTTAAAAGCAAAATGGGACAACGAGAATTCCATGGACTACGCAAAGAAGGAAGCGATGCGGGTAGGGCATGAAGAGGGGCATAAAGAGGGGCATAAAGAGGGGCATAAAGAAGGTATGAAGGAAGGCATTAAAAAAGGTCGCGAAACCGGCATAGAGCTCGGCAAACGCCAGGTGGTGAAGAACATGCTAGCCAAGGGCTTTGACATGCAGACGATCTCCGATATTACCGGCCTGACGTTCGAGCAAATACGGAATGCCTGA
- a CDS encoding RNA polymerase sigma-70 factor — protein sequence MTVHTTDNAPFRIDEQSFKQIYLAYWEKVYAVCYNTIRDPEPAKGMVQEIFKSLWERKDELEITTSVERYLLRSAKFKVFEYLRNTKSRKEHNEIAFADHCDRTHCTEHEILYNSLKNKVDGLVDTLPCQCRRVYKMSREEGLSNKEIASALLISERAVEYHITRALTTLRANLAEYMH from the coding sequence ATGACCGTCCATACCACTGATAATGCTCCTTTCCGGATAGACGAACAGTCTTTTAAGCAGATCTACCTGGCTTACTGGGAGAAAGTTTACGCGGTATGCTACAACACCATCCGCGACCCGGAGCCTGCCAAGGGTATGGTGCAGGAAATATTCAAATCGCTGTGGGAACGAAAGGACGAGTTGGAAATCACTACTTCCGTGGAGCGTTACCTGCTGCGCTCGGCCAAGTTCAAGGTATTCGAATACCTTAGAAACACGAAGTCGCGCAAAGAGCATAACGAGATCGCTTTTGCCGACCACTGCGACCGGACGCATTGCACGGAACACGAAATCCTTTATAACAGCCTCAAAAACAAGGTTGATGGCCTGGTAGACACGTTACCTTGCCAATGCCGGCGCGTGTACAAAATGAGCCGCGAGGAAGGCCTGAGCAACAAAGAGATTGCTTCGGCACTGCTCATCTCGGAGCGGGCCGTCGAGTACCACATTACCCGCGCGCTCACCACGCTCCGCGCCAATCTCGCCGAATATATGCACTAG
- a CDS encoding DUF4374 domain-containing protein encodes MIHRYRGVVHFALLIFCAITLLTGCRKTSPEEKETPARKYSIYAMMKNGKEYILQADSLASGEINPERAGARVVPAPLYYDLIVRDGRYYSVDRRTGSFVRYKVANGEFVRDTAIALKGISSLENYNWLTRDSLMIMGYDDKARAVGYAKIRVSDLTVSQGTMPIPAPFGGYNWLSIGFSQFLDNKLYIGYCYHTYALNNYTTGDTIYTAVLEYPQLKTLKILKDTRSVYPGGVNTRQSHSFVTENGDFYFIACPGIASGNYPEKPTGIFRIRHSKEEIDSDYFFNISASPIQNHGYGFWYVGNGKAIVRTERKGLYTGMKDHYKVPHFDFYLLDLEKQTTSRLPLPLDKGTVRQCVLVEDGIAHITVSSGNEGCYVWQFNPATGSLKKGLKLSDDTEYILRLERLNE; translated from the coding sequence ATGATACATCGTTACCGGGGTGTCGTTCACTTCGCATTGCTGATTTTTTGTGCCATTACGCTGCTGACGGGCTGCCGTAAAACGTCCCCGGAGGAAAAGGAAACCCCAGCCAGGAAGTACAGCATTTATGCCATGATGAAAAATGGCAAAGAATATATCCTTCAAGCCGATTCGCTGGCTTCGGGTGAAATTAATCCGGAGCGGGCTGGTGCGCGGGTGGTGCCTGCGCCACTTTACTATGATCTCATCGTCCGCGACGGCCGGTATTACAGCGTCGACCGCCGGACGGGGTCTTTTGTAAGATACAAAGTTGCAAACGGCGAGTTCGTCCGCGACACGGCCATCGCCCTCAAAGGAATTTCATCGCTGGAAAACTACAACTGGCTCACGCGCGATTCGCTGATGATTATGGGCTATGACGACAAGGCGCGGGCGGTCGGGTATGCCAAGATAAGAGTGAGCGATCTGACGGTAAGCCAGGGAACAATGCCCATCCCCGCTCCTTTCGGCGGCTATAACTGGCTCTCGATCGGATTTTCTCAGTTTTTGGATAACAAGCTGTACATTGGCTACTGCTATCACACCTACGCGCTTAACAACTACACTACCGGAGACACCATTTACACAGCCGTGCTGGAATATCCTCAGCTCAAAACTTTGAAGATTCTTAAGGACACACGTTCGGTGTACCCCGGGGGCGTCAATACGCGCCAGAGCCATTCATTTGTGACCGAAAACGGGGATTTTTACTTCATCGCCTGTCCGGGCATCGCGTCTGGAAACTACCCCGAAAAACCGACGGGCATTTTCCGTATCAGGCATTCAAAGGAAGAAATCGACAGTGACTATTTTTTCAATATTTCCGCATCGCCCATTCAGAACCATGGCTACGGATTCTGGTACGTGGGCAATGGAAAAGCCATCGTAAGAACTGAACGGAAAGGGCTCTACACCGGCATGAAAGACCACTACAAAGTCCCCCATTTTGACTTCTATCTGCTGGATCTCGAAAAGCAAACCACCAGCCGCCTCCCGCTGCCACTCGACAAGGGAACGGTCCGGCAATGTGTGCTGGTCGAAGACGGAATAGCGCACATCACGGTTAGTTCCGGTAACGAGGGATGTTATGTATGGCAGTTCAACCCGGCGACGGGCTCATTAAAAAAAGGCCTGAAACTCAGCGACGACACCGAGTACATTTTACGCCTGGAACGGCTCAACGAATAG
- a CDS encoding TonB-dependent receptor, giving the protein MKALLLAMTFLLAANLYAQEGTQVVRGTVRDEVSKSPVIGASVLLVREAGESPVGAVTDVRGDFSIPGVPMGRQSFQVTMVGYEPQRLSNIVVTAGKEVVLNVAMTEAVQNLNEVVVTADRKNDKTKTNNELSLVSGRSFNVDDTKRYAGALGDPSRMAANFAGVVSGDDSRNDIVVRGNSPSGTLWQLEGLNIPNPNHFGSFAATGGPVSMLNNNVLGKSDFLTGAFPAQYGNALAAVFDLQLREGNNQKHELMGQVGFNGFELGAEGPFSKNSKASFLLNYRYSTLGLFKALGLQFGTGTAIPDYQDLNFKVAVPTGAKGKLTLFGITGSSDVNFLGNEVDTTLTNLYGTENTNTRVRYGTNIFGLAYEHNISPKTFAKLTLGMSTTRERFSGDSISNVTREAFLSGEARYNTSKYSAVLNVRHKMDAKNSLYGGVTVDLLDFDLYSRSIYQGGKIDTVRANVRGEKTVLTQAYAQWKHRLSTGLIFTTGVHFQHYNLNNNVAVEPRAGLQYTFGKGQSVSVGYGLNSQAQNIYTYFVQTPGESGPVRTNKDLGFTKSHHFMLSYQNRLTDNLLLKIEPYYQKLFDVPVEQRPSTYSALNMGASFGPSDRDSLVNGGTGHNMGIEMTLERYFNKGYYFLLTTSLFDSKYKGSDKVERNTAFNTRYVVNVLGGKEFRLGRDNLLSANIKTSLVGGKYITPLNLAASRLRGSAAYDENRAYSLRQSAYFRTDIRFSYRREMRRSTMEFSMDLQNVTARKNIFQQTYNPRTNELVNQYQQPFFPVPYFRYTF; this is encoded by the coding sequence ATGAAAGCATTACTATTAGCCATGACATTTCTTTTAGCTGCCAATCTTTACGCACAGGAGGGCACGCAGGTCGTCCGCGGGACCGTCCGCGACGAGGTTTCCAAATCACCGGTGATCGGCGCGTCGGTGCTGCTCGTGCGGGAAGCAGGCGAGAGCCCGGTAGGTGCCGTTACCGACGTCCGGGGCGATTTCAGCATTCCGGGTGTGCCGATGGGCCGCCAGTCGTTTCAGGTAACAATGGTCGGATATGAGCCGCAGCGACTGTCGAATATCGTCGTGACGGCTGGTAAGGAGGTGGTTTTGAATGTAGCCATGACCGAGGCGGTGCAAAACCTGAACGAGGTGGTGGTGACGGCAGATCGCAAGAACGACAAAACCAAAACCAACAACGAGCTGTCGCTGGTGAGCGGCCGGTCGTTTAATGTGGATGATACCAAACGATATGCCGGTGCATTGGGCGACCCGTCGCGTATGGCGGCCAATTTCGCGGGCGTGGTGTCGGGCGACGATTCCCGCAACGACATTGTGGTGCGCGGAAACTCGCCATCCGGCACGCTTTGGCAGTTAGAAGGCCTCAATATCCCCAATCCCAACCACTTTGGCTCATTTGCCGCCACGGGCGGACCCGTGAGCATGCTGAACAACAACGTGCTCGGCAAGTCCGACTTTCTTACCGGGGCCTTTCCCGCCCAGTACGGCAATGCCCTAGCAGCCGTGTTTGACCTGCAACTACGTGAGGGCAATAATCAGAAACATGAATTAATGGGGCAGGTGGGGTTCAACGGTTTTGAACTTGGGGCCGAAGGTCCTTTTTCCAAAAATTCAAAAGCATCGTTCCTCTTGAATTACCGCTATTCCACGCTCGGGCTGTTTAAGGCGCTCGGTTTGCAGTTCGGCACCGGCACGGCCATTCCCGATTATCAGGATTTGAACTTCAAAGTAGCCGTGCCGACCGGTGCGAAAGGAAAACTTACGCTATTTGGCATAACCGGAAGCAGCGACGTCAATTTTTTGGGGAACGAGGTTGATACCACGCTCACAAATCTCTATGGAACAGAGAATACCAATACGCGTGTCAGATACGGGACAAACATTTTCGGACTGGCCTACGAACACAACATCAGTCCCAAAACCTTCGCGAAACTGACCCTCGGCATGAGCACCACGCGGGAGCGTTTCAGCGGCGATTCGATCAGCAATGTAACCCGCGAGGCGTTCCTGAGCGGCGAAGCCCGGTATAATACATCCAAATACTCGGCTGTTTTGAATGTAAGACATAAAATGGATGCCAAAAACAGCCTCTACGGCGGCGTGACGGTGGATTTGCTCGATTTTGACCTTTACAGCCGGTCCATTTATCAGGGTGGGAAGATCGACACCGTGAGGGCGAATGTGCGCGGTGAAAAAACGGTGCTCACGCAGGCTTACGCACAATGGAAGCACCGGCTGTCGACCGGCCTTATTTTCACTACCGGCGTGCATTTCCAGCATTATAACCTGAACAACAATGTAGCGGTGGAGCCGCGGGCGGGTTTGCAATATACATTCGGCAAAGGGCAGTCGGTGAGCGTGGGCTATGGGCTGAACAGCCAGGCGCAGAACATTTACACTTATTTTGTACAAACGCCGGGAGAATCGGGGCCGGTGCGGACCAACAAGGACCTGGGTTTTACCAAAAGCCATCATTTTATGCTGAGCTATCAGAATCGCCTGACTGATAACCTGTTGCTGAAAATCGAGCCTTACTACCAAAAATTGTTCGATGTGCCGGTGGAGCAGCGCCCGTCCACTTACTCGGCGCTGAATATGGGCGCTTCCTTTGGCCCGTCCGACCGGGATAGCCTGGTCAACGGAGGCACAGGGCACAATATGGGTATCGAAATGACCCTGGAAAGGTATTTCAACAAAGGCTACTATTTCCTGCTCACGACTTCGCTCTTCGATTCGAAATACAAAGGCAGCGACAAGGTGGAGCGCAACACGGCATTCAACACGCGCTACGTGGTTAATGTGCTGGGAGGCAAAGAGTTTCGGTTGGGGCGTGATAATTTGCTGAGTGCCAATATCAAAACATCGCTCGTGGGTGGCAAATACATTACCCCGCTCAACCTGGCCGCCTCTCGGCTCCGGGGCTCGGCTGCCTACGACGAAAACCGTGCCTATTCGCTCCGGCAGAGCGCTTACTTTCGGACCGACATCCGGTTTTCGTACCGCCGCGAAATGCGGAGAAGCACGATGGAATTTTCGATGGATTTGCAGAACGTCACAGCCCGCAAAAACATTTTCCAGCAAACCTATAATCCACGCACGAACGAGCTCGTGAACCAGTATCAGCAGCCGTTCTTCCCGGTACCTTATTTCCGGTATACATTTTAA
- a CDS encoding sensor histidine kinase: protein MKENAYTLNDRKWRMIGIPLLGMVIPLMLHFDEFLKLSRLFFLSFLMSTLLTLTFWEGNRYIIIWMRRIFPEYSQTGRRIAAQALLAVAYVLLVCLLLDELYYKPVYHVSVLAVGFRISIVPTVIVYLVYEAVYFFDAWKMNVRKTEALMRENVQSQLEVLKNQLDPHFLFNSMNTLAALIDDENTAAQDYLEKLSDVYRYVLVSRNKNTVPLSEEIAFVDAYVYLNKIRFRDNLQVEKQLSGTTLAHYIAPLSLQMLIENAIKHNVATRENPLVIAIRDDGDGYLAVENNISEKTILEKSTRVGLQNIINRYGLLTDKEVKVTRDEAQFTVRIPLLDQSVE from the coding sequence ATGAAAGAAAACGCTTACACGCTCAACGACAGGAAATGGCGCATGATCGGCATCCCGCTTCTGGGTATGGTCATCCCCCTGATGCTCCATTTCGACGAGTTCCTGAAATTAAGCCGGCTTTTCTTTCTCAGCTTCCTCATGTCGACATTGCTTACCCTCACATTCTGGGAGGGTAACCGGTACATCATCATCTGGATGCGCCGGATTTTTCCGGAATATAGTCAGACCGGCCGGCGGATAGCGGCACAAGCCCTGCTGGCGGTAGCGTACGTGTTACTGGTTTGCCTGCTCCTGGATGAGCTATACTACAAGCCGGTTTACCACGTGAGCGTGCTCGCGGTAGGGTTCAGGATCAGCATTGTGCCTACGGTGATCGTTTACCTGGTGTATGAAGCCGTTTATTTTTTTGATGCCTGGAAAATGAATGTAAGGAAAACGGAAGCGCTGATGCGCGAGAATGTGCAGTCGCAGCTGGAAGTGCTCAAAAACCAGCTGGACCCGCATTTTTTGTTCAATAGCATGAATACGCTGGCGGCGCTCATCGACGATGAAAATACCGCTGCCCAGGATTACCTCGAAAAGCTCTCGGACGTGTACCGTTACGTGCTCGTGAGCCGCAACAAGAACACGGTTCCGCTGAGTGAGGAAATCGCGTTTGTGGACGCTTATGTGTATCTCAATAAAATCCGGTTCAGGGACAATTTGCAGGTGGAAAAGCAGCTTTCCGGCACCACATTGGCACACTATATTGCCCCGCTGAGCCTGCAAATGCTGATCGAGAATGCGATCAAGCATAATGTAGCTACGCGCGAGAACCCGCTTGTGATTGCCATCCGTGACGACGGCGACGGGTACCTTGCAGTTGAAAATAACATTTCAGAAAAAACCATCCTGGAAAAATCCACGCGCGTGGGCTTGCAGAACATCATCAACCGCTACGGCCTTCTGACCGACAAAGAGGTGAAAGTAACGCGCGATGAGGCACAATTTACCGTCAGGATTCCGCTGCTGGACCAATCGGTTGAATAA